From one Basilea psittacipulmonis DSM 24701 genomic stretch:
- a CDS encoding TRAP transporter substrate-binding protein, which yields MKRRSFLKKAGLTAIAGGTAVVAAPVVANTQPSVRWRLTSSFPKSLPILYAASTNMAEYVRQATNGQFQIDVYPPGEIVPAFQVFDAVSKGVVQAGATASYYYFGKNPAYCFDTALPFGLNTRQAFSWMIEGNGQKLLDELFAQANILSRPIGNTGAQMGGWFRKEVKTVADLHGLKMRTAGFTGEMLSALGVVPQQIPGGDIYPSLEKGTLDAVEWIGPYDDEKQGFYKVAKYYYYPGFWEGSGQFSAYFNLEAFHQLPESYQTILQDACWRSAMNSIAAYDGKNPDAMRRLLAQGAVLRDFSTEIMDAAYDASQKIVEKYSNADPMFKKIADDYFSYRDSLISWFNIIETTYTRYLAQKIRQTRK from the coding sequence ATGAAACGTCGTTCGTTTTTGAAGAAAGCTGGATTGACCGCAATAGCAGGTGGCACGGCGGTCGTCGCAGCACCAGTAGTTGCCAACACGCAGCCTAGTGTGCGTTGGCGATTAACTTCTAGTTTCCCCAAATCACTTCCGATTCTTTACGCCGCTTCCACGAATATGGCTGAGTACGTGCGTCAAGCTACAAACGGTCAATTCCAAATTGATGTTTATCCACCAGGCGAAATTGTGCCTGCGTTTCAGGTCTTTGATGCGGTTTCAAAAGGAGTGGTACAAGCTGGTGCGACAGCTAGTTATTATTATTTTGGCAAAAATCCAGCTTATTGTTTTGATACAGCTTTGCCGTTTGGTTTAAATACACGTCAAGCCTTTTCTTGGATGATTGAGGGTAATGGACAAAAGCTATTGGATGAGTTGTTTGCTCAAGCGAATATTTTGTCTAGACCGATTGGTAATACTGGAGCCCAAATGGGTGGCTGGTTCCGCAAAGAAGTCAAAACAGTTGCTGATTTACACGGCTTGAAAATGCGAACGGCTGGCTTCACAGGGGAAATGTTGTCTGCATTAGGTGTGGTGCCTCAACAAATTCCAGGTGGTGATATTTATCCGTCTTTGGAAAAAGGCACTTTAGATGCGGTGGAATGGATTGGACCTTATGATGATGAAAAACAAGGTTTCTATAAAGTTGCCAAATACTACTATTATCCAGGTTTCTGGGAAGGTTCAGGACAATTCTCTGCATACTTTAATTTAGAGGCATTTCATCAATTACCAGAAAGCTACCAAACCATCTTACAAGATGCGTGTTGGCGTTCTGCAATGAATTCTATCGCTGCTTACGATGGCAAAAACCCCGATGCGATGCGTCGCTTACTCGCTCAGGGAGCCGTGTTAAGAGATTTCTCAACAGAAATTATGGATGCTGCATATGATGCTTCTCAGAAAATTGTAGAGAAATATTCCAATGCCGATCCAATGTTTAAGAAAATTGCGGATGACTATTTCTCATATCGCGATAGCCTAATCAGCTGGTTTAATATTATAGAAACCACTTACACGCGTTACCTAGCACAGAAGATTCGCCAAACGCGTAAATAA
- a CDS encoding alpha-hydroxy acid oxidase has translation MLFSKNPDLSKITCIKDLEKIGRIKVPRMFYDYCNTGSWTQSTYHHNVDDLQKLKFKQRVAIDMEGRNTRSQLLGQDVSMPLALSPVGLTGMQRADGEILAAKAAERFGVPFTLSTMSICSIEDVAEHTTKPFWFQLYFMRDRSFMADLIKRAHDAGCSTLVVTLDLQVLGQRHRDIKNGLSTPPKPTIRNLLDLALRPEWCWHMLQTKRRQFGNIVGHVKGVSDMSSLSSWTADQFDPRLSWDDIEWIKERWDRKLIIKGIMEPEDAQLAHEHGADAIVVSNHGGRQLDGAPSTIDALPRIVDLYQKLNSKTEIYMDSGIRTGQDILRALALGAKGVMIGRAFIYGLQAYGEAGVYKALSILQKELETSMAFCGCTEISQLSTEILHNYKTWIKDKLD, from the coding sequence ATGTTATTTAGCAAAAATCCTGACCTTAGCAAGATTACTTGCATAAAAGATTTAGAAAAGATCGGTCGTATTAAAGTGCCTCGTATGTTCTATGACTATTGCAACACTGGTTCATGGACACAATCCACTTATCATCACAATGTTGACGATCTCCAAAAATTAAAATTCAAACAACGCGTGGCGATTGATATGGAAGGACGCAACACGCGAAGTCAGCTATTAGGTCAAGATGTCAGTATGCCGTTAGCATTATCGCCAGTAGGTTTAACTGGTATGCAACGTGCCGATGGAGAAATTTTAGCAGCCAAGGCGGCAGAGCGATTTGGCGTGCCTTTCACACTTTCAACAATGAGTATCTGCTCAATTGAAGATGTCGCAGAACACACAACAAAACCTTTCTGGTTCCAACTTTACTTCATGAGAGATCGTTCTTTTATGGCCGATCTGATCAAACGTGCTCATGATGCAGGTTGTTCAACTTTAGTTGTGACTCTTGATTTGCAAGTTTTGGGCCAACGTCACCGCGATATTAAAAATGGATTATCAACACCACCAAAACCTACCATTCGTAACTTGCTTGATTTAGCTTTGCGTCCAGAATGGTGCTGGCACATGCTTCAAACCAAACGTCGCCAATTTGGTAATATCGTTGGTCACGTAAAAGGTGTTAGTGATATGTCTTCCTTGTCTTCTTGGACAGCTGACCAATTTGACCCAAGATTAAGTTGGGATGACATCGAGTGGATCAAAGAACGTTGGGATAGAAAACTTATCATCAAAGGTATTATGGAACCTGAAGATGCTCAGTTGGCACATGAACATGGTGCCGATGCGATTGTCGTTTCTAACCATGGCGGTCGTCAGTTAGACGGGGCCCCTTCTACCATCGATGCCCTACCTAGAATTGTGGACCTTTATCAGAAACTTAATAGCAAAACTGAAATCTATATGGATAGCGGTATTCGCACAGGTCAAGACATTTTGCGTGCATTAGCATTAGGTGCAAAAGGCGTGATGATCGGACGTGCGTTCATTTATGGTTTACAAGCCTATGGTGAAGCAGGTGTTTACAAAGCATTGTCTATCTTGCAAAAAGAACTTGAAACATCTATGGCATTTTGTGGTTGCACAGAAATCAGTCAGCTTTCTACTGAAATTTTGCACAACTACAAAACATGGATTAAGGATAAATTAGATTAA
- a CDS encoding AI-2E family transporter: MKSSTSFQYYVFLFLLAAVSLAFFMLIKPYFSAILWAVILALIFRPAYIYIERRIKKPTISALLTELLIILIALIPLSLLMAALTKEVVSFYQNILSGQINIGAYLSAIFQALPDSVQHWLHDNGWEDVSHIQDKLRQLATKTSGYMASQAVSIGSDTFSVVVSLGIMLYLLFFFLRDGRKIFQNIATAVPLGNEEKLRLFKKFTAVSKATVKGNFLIALIQGILGGAIFWMLGINNPLLWTVVMAFLSLLPAIGSAIVWLPTSVYLLAVGDYISGVVLLLWGVVVMGLADNFLRPILVGKSTRLPDYLVLISTLGGLALFGIDGLVLGPLIAALFLVLWELLSSYSESP; the protein is encoded by the coding sequence ATGAAGTCGTCAACATCTTTTCAATATTATGTGTTTTTGTTTTTATTAGCAGCGGTCAGTCTTGCTTTTTTCATGCTTATTAAGCCTTATTTTAGTGCGATTTTATGGGCAGTGATTTTGGCGTTAATTTTTAGACCAGCTTATATTTACATAGAAAGACGAATTAAAAAACCGACGATCAGTGCCTTATTGACAGAGTTATTGATTATATTGATCGCCTTGATTCCCTTGTCTTTATTGATGGCCGCGTTGACAAAAGAAGTCGTTTCTTTTTATCAAAATATTTTATCTGGACAAATTAATATTGGTGCTTATTTAAGCGCGATTTTTCAGGCCTTACCTGATAGTGTGCAGCATTGGTTACATGATAATGGATGGGAAGATGTCTCGCATATCCAAGATAAGTTACGCCAATTAGCCACGAAAACGAGCGGGTATATGGCCAGCCAAGCGGTTTCCATCGGTAGCGATACCTTTAGTGTCGTCGTGTCTTTAGGAATTATGTTGTATTTGCTTTTTTTCTTTTTACGCGATGGACGCAAGATATTCCAAAACATTGCTACAGCCGTTCCTTTGGGCAATGAAGAAAAATTAAGATTATTTAAAAAGTTCACAGCCGTATCAAAAGCAACCGTGAAAGGTAATTTTCTGATCGCTTTGATTCAAGGGATATTGGGTGGTGCGATATTTTGGATGTTGGGGATTAATAACCCTTTGTTGTGGACAGTCGTTATGGCGTTTTTATCCTTGTTACCTGCTATTGGAAGTGCGATTGTTTGGTTGCCAACTTCGGTGTATTTATTAGCGGTGGGTGACTATATAAGTGGCGTGGTCTTACTGCTATGGGGAGTAGTGGTGATGGGATTGGCCGATAATTTTTTACGTCCTATTTTGGTGGGCAAAAGCACAAGGTTGCCTGATTATTTAGTGTTGATTTCAACATTGGGGGGACTGGCTTTATTTGGGATTGATGGTTTGGTGCTTGGTCCATTGATTGCCGCCTTGTTTTTAGTTTTGTGGGAGCTACTTTCCAGCTATTCGGAATCACCATGA
- a CDS encoding MerR family transcriptional regulator, which translates to MTSPDTQETQSSTSEKTELPTIPSKRYFTISEVANLCNVSPSILRYWEQEFAEKLSVTRRNNRRYYQRHEVLIVRDIRRLLYDEGYTISGARNKLGGGKEFDSQIVRFSHSDIQKIRADLKGIIDIFDDIIK; encoded by the coding sequence ATGACTAGCCCAGATACTCAAGAAACTCAGTCATCTACTTCTGAGAAAACCGAATTACCGACCATTCCTAGTAAACGTTATTTCACCATTAGTGAAGTAGCGAATCTTTGTAATGTTTCACCTAGCATTCTAAGATATTGGGAACAAGAATTTGCTGAAAAATTATCCGTTACCCGTCGCAATAACCGCCGTTACTACCAAAGACATGAGGTATTAATCGTTCGCGATATTCGTCGTCTCTTGTATGATGAGGGATACACGATTAGTGGTGCACGTAACAAACTCGGCGGAGGTAAGGAGTTTGACAGTCAAATCGTACGTTTTAGTCACTCTGATATTCAGAAAATACGTGCCGATCTGAAAGGCATTATCGATATTTTTGACGACATCATTAAATAA
- a CDS encoding glycosyltransferase family 2 protein, with product MSPERISVTILVSNSSRTLHECLSRLKAFDEVVIYLNNSTDQSSQIARSFPNTTIVEGPFLGFGESKNLAAKYARHDWILNIDADELVHEDTIKSIKELPDELNPNTVYYIKRCNYYLGQAVNHSPWGSDDVIRLYHRQTTQFNTKKVHESIMLSDEIKTAYLDGELEHYSYGSSLEMLKKNIQYSELYAQQYQYKKRSNIITSSLHALMSFFKSMVLKGGFLDGLPGWVINWAGVNGTFFKYVRLAEKIVKPKLMYSSTTIYQTNWIKSNKILRPYLRILTFKIIR from the coding sequence ATGTCTCCTGAACGTATTTCTGTGACGATTTTGGTTTCAAACTCAAGTCGAACATTACATGAGTGTTTATCTCGTTTAAAAGCTTTTGATGAGGTCGTTATTTATTTAAATAACTCGACTGATCAATCTTCGCAGATCGCTCGTTCATTTCCGAATACGACTATTGTTGAGGGACCTTTTTTGGGTTTTGGTGAATCGAAAAATCTAGCCGCAAAATATGCTCGCCATGATTGGATTTTGAATATTGATGCCGATGAGTTGGTTCATGAAGATACCATCAAAAGCATAAAAGAACTGCCTGATGAACTGAATCCAAACACGGTTTATTACATCAAACGATGTAATTATTATCTCGGTCAAGCGGTCAATCATTCACCTTGGGGTTCGGATGATGTCATTCGTCTTTATCATCGACAAACCACACAGTTCAACACCAAGAAAGTTCATGAATCCATTATGTTGTCTGATGAGATTAAAACCGCGTATCTCGATGGTGAACTGGAACACTACTCATATGGCAGTAGTTTAGAGATGTTAAAGAAAAACATTCAATACAGCGAACTCTACGCCCAACAATACCAGTACAAAAAACGTTCTAATATCATCACCTCCTCCTTGCATGCTTTGATGAGCTTTTTCAAATCAATGGTTCTCAAAGGCGGATTCTTAGATGGATTGCCTGGATGGGTGATTAATTGGGCTGGCGTGAACGGCACTTTTTTCAAATATGTTCGTTTGGCTGAAAAAATCGTCAAGCCAAAATTGATGTATTCATCAACGACGATTTATCAGACAAACTGGATCAAATCAAACAAAATTTTGAGACCCTATCTCCGAATCTTAACGTTCAAGATTATTCGTTGA
- a CDS encoding ABC-F family ATP-binding cassette domain-containing protein: protein MIKGENITLRRGTKILLHEANMVIHPGERVGIVGKNGAGKTSLFALLEGSIDIDEGTLFIPPNWKIASVEQEIHDTHSSAVAFVMDGDKELKQLNHEKDRLIQAEKSPETIQALAQIETRLDEIQAWNAQARAKQLLSGLGFHSSEWDKPVSAFSGGWQMRLNLARALMTPSDLLLLDEPTNHLDLDAILWLEKWLSQYPGTVLMISHDSEFLNSVSKVILSFEQQKLHRYKGNFDSYLTQKAEKLKQENLAIEKQEKQTAKLEAFISRFKAKASKAKQAQSRVKALEKMQKLAPVYQESGIHIQLSSPKNMPDPLIVLDKACMGYADHPVLNHIDLMVRAKSRVGILGVNGAGKSTFIKSLIGEIPLLGGHITVSKGTKIGYFAQHQLDLLDLDSTPLQHLQRIAPDANEQTLRNYLGRFAFHGNQVLEPVRPLSGGEKARLALAMIVWEEPNLLLLDEPSNHLDMDTREALANALTEFEGSVLLVSHDRHLLRTTVDEFWVVFNGKIEAFNGDLEDYRQWLNDQLTPTQNTAEKTHIDRKEQKRIEAQERQRLAQLRKPILQKIEALEKELDAIQKRLSELNEQIADPHLYEDQNKETCIKVMFEHGELNTKNTTLEAEWLSLQEKLETIL, encoded by the coding sequence ATGATTAAAGGCGAAAATATCACGCTAAGAAGAGGAACCAAGATTCTTCTTCACGAAGCAAACATGGTCATTCATCCAGGTGAACGAGTCGGTATTGTCGGCAAAAATGGGGCTGGCAAAACCTCTCTATTTGCTCTTTTGGAGGGATCCATCGATATTGATGAGGGAACGCTATTTATCCCTCCAAACTGGAAAATTGCTTCTGTTGAACAAGAAATCCATGATACCCATTCATCAGCCGTGGCCTTTGTGATGGATGGAGATAAAGAACTGAAACAATTAAATCATGAAAAAGATCGTTTAATCCAAGCAGAAAAATCGCCCGAAACCATCCAAGCCTTAGCTCAGATTGAAACGCGTCTTGATGAAATTCAAGCGTGGAATGCTCAAGCACGGGCCAAGCAATTATTATCTGGATTAGGGTTTCATTCATCCGAATGGGACAAGCCTGTATCGGCGTTTTCAGGCGGTTGGCAGATGCGATTAAATCTAGCCCGAGCATTAATGACTCCCTCTGATTTGTTGCTATTGGACGAACCGACTAACCATTTAGATTTAGATGCCATTTTGTGGTTAGAAAAATGGTTATCACAGTATCCTGGCACAGTCTTAATGATTTCTCATGACAGTGAATTTTTAAATAGTGTATCCAAAGTTATTCTGAGTTTTGAACAACAAAAATTGCATCGTTACAAAGGCAATTTTGATAGTTATTTAACACAAAAAGCCGAAAAACTAAAACAAGAAAATCTTGCCATTGAAAAGCAAGAAAAACAAACCGCTAAACTTGAAGCATTTATCAGTCGATTCAAAGCCAAAGCCAGCAAAGCAAAACAAGCCCAAAGTCGCGTCAAGGCTTTAGAAAAAATGCAAAAGCTTGCACCTGTTTATCAAGAAAGTGGGATTCATATCCAATTAAGCTCCCCTAAAAACATGCCTGATCCGCTGATTGTTTTAGACAAAGCGTGCATGGGTTATGCCGATCATCCCGTATTGAATCACATTGATTTAATGGTTCGAGCAAAATCTCGTGTCGGGATACTAGGCGTTAATGGTGCTGGAAAATCAACGTTTATCAAAAGCCTTATCGGCGAGATTCCTCTCTTAGGCGGTCATATCACCGTATCCAAAGGTACCAAAATCGGCTATTTTGCTCAACATCAGCTGGACCTATTAGATTTAGATAGCACGCCGTTACAGCATCTGCAACGCATTGCCCCAGATGCAAATGAACAGACATTACGTAATTATTTAGGTCGATTTGCGTTTCATGGCAACCAAGTTTTAGAACCTGTACGCCCTTTATCAGGTGGTGAAAAAGCACGTTTAGCTTTGGCGATGATAGTTTGGGAAGAGCCTAATCTCTTGCTTTTAGACGAACCGAGCAACCACTTGGATATGGATACACGTGAAGCCTTAGCCAATGCTTTAACCGAGTTTGAAGGATCGGTGTTATTAGTATCCCATGATCGACATTTATTACGTACCACTGTTGATGAATTTTGGGTCGTATTCAATGGCAAGATTGAGGCATTTAACGGGGATTTGGAAGACTATCGCCAATGGTTAAATGATCAATTAACGCCGACACAAAACACAGCAGAAAAAACTCATATTGATCGAAAAGAACAAAAACGTATTGAAGCACAGGAACGTCAAAGACTGGCCCAATTACGCAAACCTATTTTGCAAAAAATTGAGGCTTTGGAAAAGGAACTTGATGCGATACAAAAACGTCTTTCTGAATTAAATGAGCAAATTGCTGATCCGCATTTATATGAAGATCAAAATAAAGAAACCTGTATAAAGGTTATGTTTGAGCATGGTGAATTAAATACCAAAAATACAACATTAGAAGCAGAATGGTTGTCGCTACAAGAGAAATTAGAAACAATTTTGTAA
- the dapD gene encoding 2,3,4,5-tetrahydropyridine-2,6-dicarboxylate N-succinyltransferase: protein MSMALQQTIEQAWEDRAQISPDNCPADIREAIETVLSDLDKGVVRVAEKLNGEWHTHQWVKKAVLLSFRINHNRVMNHAPMQFFDKVPLKFQDYQEQDFQNAGFRVVPHAIARRGSYIGKNVVLMPSYVNIGAYVDDGTMVDTWATVGSCAQIGKNVHLSGGVGIGGVLEPLQANPTIIEDNCFIGARSEIVEGVIVEENSVLSMGVYLSQSTKILNRETGEISYGRIPSGSVVVPGSLPSKDGSHSLYCAVIVKRVDAQTRSKTSINDLLRD, encoded by the coding sequence ATGTCGATGGCTTTGCAACAAACAATTGAACAAGCATGGGAAGATCGTGCCCAAATTTCTCCTGATAACTGTCCTGCCGATATTCGTGAGGCGATTGAAACCGTATTAAGTGATTTAGATAAAGGCGTTGTTCGTGTCGCTGAGAAACTAAACGGTGAATGGCATACTCATCAGTGGGTCAAAAAAGCGGTATTACTGTCTTTCCGCATTAATCATAATCGTGTCATGAACCATGCACCTATGCAGTTTTTTGACAAAGTACCTTTAAAATTCCAAGACTATCAAGAACAAGATTTCCAAAATGCAGGCTTTAGAGTCGTGCCACACGCTATTGCTCGTCGTGGTTCATACATTGGCAAAAACGTTGTTTTAATGCCTTCATACGTGAACATTGGTGCTTATGTCGATGACGGCACAATGGTGGATACTTGGGCAACAGTCGGTTCATGTGCTCAGATTGGTAAAAACGTGCATTTATCAGGCGGTGTCGGTATCGGCGGTGTATTAGAACCTTTACAAGCCAACCCCACTATCATTGAAGATAACTGTTTTATCGGGGCTCGTTCTGAAATCGTAGAAGGTGTCATCGTAGAAGAAAACTCGGTGCTTTCAATGGGTGTTTATCTCTCTCAAAGCACAAAAATTCTAAATCGCGAAACTGGCGAGATTAGCTATGGTCGCATTCCATCTGGTTCAGTTGTCGTCCCCGGTTCGCTACCCTCTAAAGACGGCTCACATAGCTTATATTGTGCGGTTATCGTAAAAAGAGTAGATGCACAAACCCGTTCAAAAACTAGTATTAACGATTTACTTCGCGATTAA
- a CDS encoding transglycosylase SLT domain-containing protein — protein MTRRFKYISAISLLTSVLVGCAGTPKGPPKNPENLCDIFKEFPSWYQAAKLSQDRWGTPMHVSMSIMYQESSYRHNAKPPMKYFLWVIPVGRGSSAYGYSQAQDDSWREYENAMNKSRDREEFTHAIDFIAWYVNRNYARNKVSKWDAYKQYLAYHEGMGGYARGTYRQKQWLLNIAKRVDQRAKQYGAQLRQCNHIK, from the coding sequence ATGACTCGACGATTTAAATATATTAGTGCCATCAGTTTACTCACTAGCGTACTGGTGGGATGTGCAGGCACACCCAAAGGCCCACCTAAAAATCCTGAAAATCTCTGCGATATTTTTAAAGAATTCCCCTCTTGGTATCAAGCCGCCAAACTTTCACAGGATCGTTGGGGAACCCCTATGCACGTTAGCATGTCGATCATGTATCAAGAATCGAGTTACCGACACAATGCCAAACCACCTATGAAATATTTTTTGTGGGTTATTCCAGTTGGACGCGGATCTTCTGCATATGGCTATTCCCAAGCTCAAGACGATTCTTGGCGCGAGTATGAAAACGCCATGAATAAATCTCGCGATCGTGAAGAATTTACACACGCGATTGATTTTATTGCTTGGTATGTCAATCGAAACTACGCTCGAAATAAAGTCTCAAAATGGGATGCTTACAAACAGTATCTTGCCTATCATGAGGGAATGGGAGGTTATGCAAGAGGCACCTATCGCCAAAAACAATGGCTGTTGAATATTGCCAAACGCGTTGATCAGCGTGCTAAACAATACGGTGCCCAACTCAGACAATGTAACCATATTAAGTAA
- the dapE gene encoding succinyl-diaminopimelate desuccinylase, whose amino-acid sequence MENQATLTLAKELISRPSITPDDKGCQELIAQYLEPLGFKAESMKFEEVDNLWISHGSSEHGPCLVFAGHTDVVPTGPAEKWSHPPFQPTLSEGKLFGRGAADMKTSIAAMTQAAHEFVAQFPHHKGKLALLITSDEEGPSIHGTVKVCEVLKDRQERLDYCVVGEPSCSQHLGDTIKNGRRGSLSGKLTIIGKQGHVAYPHLAKNPIHLAAPAIAELVQEEWDQGNDFFPPTSMQISNYHAGTGATNVIPDQAVLDFNFRFSTESTPDSLKKRVLAILDKHHLNYDIQWTLSGEPFLTAPAELSQAAIHAIKSITGITPTLSTTGGTSDGRFIAKICPQVIEFGPCNATIHQIDEHIALTDIEPLKNIYLSIMKQLLL is encoded by the coding sequence ATGGAAAATCAAGCCACCCTAACCCTAGCCAAAGAGCTAATTTCACGCCCCTCTATCACACCAGATGACAAAGGGTGCCAAGAACTTATTGCACAATACCTAGAGCCATTAGGGTTCAAGGCTGAATCCATGAAATTTGAAGAAGTTGATAATCTTTGGATAAGTCATGGCAGTAGTGAACATGGTCCTTGTTTAGTTTTTGCTGGACATACCGATGTCGTACCAACAGGACCTGCCGAGAAATGGTCACACCCACCTTTTCAACCCACTCTTTCAGAGGGTAAGTTATTTGGGCGTGGGGCCGCTGATATGAAAACATCTATTGCTGCCATGACTCAAGCCGCTCATGAATTTGTGGCCCAATTTCCTCATCACAAAGGTAAATTGGCTTTGCTCATTACATCTGATGAAGAAGGTCCCTCCATCCATGGCACGGTCAAAGTTTGCGAAGTACTAAAAGACAGACAGGAGAGACTAGATTATTGTGTCGTGGGCGAACCCTCTTGCAGTCAACATCTTGGAGATACCATTAAAAATGGTCGTCGAGGATCGTTGAGTGGCAAATTAACCATCATTGGCAAACAAGGACATGTTGCCTATCCTCACTTAGCCAAAAATCCTATTCATCTCGCTGCACCCGCTATTGCAGAACTTGTACAAGAAGAATGGGATCAGGGTAATGATTTTTTCCCACCCACGTCCATGCAAATCTCAAACTATCACGCTGGCACGGGAGCAACCAATGTCATTCCCGATCAAGCCGTGTTGGATTTTAATTTTCGTTTCTCCACAGAAAGCACACCTGATAGTCTGAAAAAACGTGTATTAGCCATTCTTGACAAACATCATTTGAACTATGATATTCAATGGACGTTAAGTGGTGAACCTTTTTTAACAGCACCTGCTGAATTAAGTCAAGCGGCTATTCATGCTATCAAAAGTATCACAGGCATCACGCCTACTTTATCGACAACAGGTGGCACATCAGATGGTCGTTTTATCGCTAAGATATGCCCGCAAGTCATCGAATTTGGACCTTGTAATGCGACGATTCATCAGATTGACGAGCATATTGCTTTGACAGATATTGAGCCTTTAAAAAATATTTATCTTAGCATCATGAAACAATTATTGTTATAA
- the prmB gene encoding 50S ribosomal protein L3 N(5)-glutamine methyltransferase: MYDSLTTVRDLIRYAITEFNKARLFFGHGSDNVYDEAVYLVLHSLHLPLDRLEPFMDAHVTSQEKAQCLALIEQRVSTRKPLAYLTGEAWLQGERFISREGVIVPRSPIAELLAERLEPWIEDPDAPLHILDMCTGSGCLAILATKAFPQAAVDAVDICDQALDLAEENIELHAAPVTLIKSNIFSEVPNDDPYDLMICNPPYVNQQSMKNLPAEYLHEPRLALAGGQDGMDFIREFLKQAPDYLTDHGLIVLEIGHEAVHFEQAFPELNFTYLSTMTQEQSIVLIQARDL, encoded by the coding sequence ATGTATGATTCACTTACTACCGTCAGAGACCTTATTCGTTACGCAATCACTGAATTTAACAAAGCACGTTTGTTTTTTGGTCATGGTTCTGATAATGTTTACGATGAAGCGGTTTATTTGGTTTTACACAGTCTGCATCTACCGCTAGATAGACTAGAACCTTTTATGGATGCACATGTTACCTCTCAAGAAAAAGCACAATGTCTGGCATTGATTGAACAACGCGTCTCTACACGAAAACCGTTAGCATACTTGACTGGCGAGGCTTGGTTGCAAGGTGAACGTTTTATTAGTCGCGAAGGTGTTATTGTGCCTCGTTCGCCCATTGCCGAGTTATTAGCTGAACGACTCGAACCTTGGATTGAAGATCCCGATGCACCATTGCATATCTTGGATATGTGCACAGGTTCAGGATGTTTGGCGATCTTAGCAACAAAAGCATTTCCTCAAGCAGCCGTCGATGCAGTGGATATTTGCGATCAAGCCTTAGACCTAGCTGAAGAAAATATTGAGTTACATGCAGCACCTGTTACTTTGATCAAAAGTAATATTTTTTCAGAGGTTCCAAACGACGATCCTTATGATTTGATGATTTGCAATCCGCCTTATGTCAACCAACAGTCGATGAAAAATCTTCCTGCAGAATACTTGCATGAACCCAGACTGGCTTTAGCAGGCGGTCAAGACGGTATGGACTTTATTCGTGAATTTTTAAAACAAGCACCTGATTACTTAACCGATCATGGTCTTATTGTTTTAGAAATTGGTCATGAAGCGGTCCATTTTGAACAAGCATTTCCTGAATTAAATTTCACTTATCTCTCTACCATGACTCAAGAACAATCGATTGTCTTGATTCAAGCCAGAGATTTATAA